From Xyrauchen texanus isolate HMW12.3.18 chromosome 12, RBS_HiC_50CHRs, whole genome shotgun sequence, one genomic window encodes:
- the icam5 gene encoding intercellular adhesion molecule 5 isoform X3, translated as MLLSQQLIVLLLITFTHGDDCPIFFNPPELVVEYGASASVNCSTSITVEVIGWNISEGAVQVSEDLVSWSVNELWNWELEQTCYISSNKTQCSQNLMVTLYKTPDSVSLSTVDHTGSMIEGEHYKLQCDIQDVAPVKSLRVKWFKGETLLNLTTFNDTTKTPVNESATLLITANKADDGVQYRCEAELELGPDGPQPPPTVTSKPLYISISSQCPVQLNPPRLVARYDSPVSVNCSAAVAHEGMGWEASEESVPMNDFSLITWNVQNLRQWDIQPMCFIIYNGDQCTSPLPITIYKIPDSVSISTVDHTGPMIEGEHYKLQCDIQDVAPVKSLRVKWFKGETQVNLITFSDTTRSPVNESATLLITANKADDGVQYRCKAELELGPDGPQPPPTVTSEPLNISISSQCPVQLNPPRLVARYDSPVSVNCSAAVAHEGMGWEASEGSVPMTEDSLITWNVQNLRQWDIQPMCFINFNGEQCTSPLPTTIYKTPDSVSISTADDIVMDGNLYKLQCDIQDVAPVKSLRVKWFKGETLLNLTTFNDTTKTPVNESATLLITANKADDGVQYRCEAELELGPDGPQRPPTVTSEPLSITVQYKPEIKICKDWSPAIWSSLGSYPSSSSVVGNPRPKISWSHGSSSVSVSKQLDKHDSGHYKITASNKHGNSSCVIRITLEYPPEINCHDNYQIKEKTLFKPPCLFDGSPKPHVFLYKDEKAIQLPYYPTWNDSGWYHLTASNKYRTVHHNFTINILYAPMFDTNQATFFVVEDSDISLECNSTGNPEPEMWWSFNNKNISAERHHRQITLNIQKATFTSAGVYKCSATNEFGLQEKNFIVEIKGNFPINITIVVALIAFTLLALIILFLYGWKKRKSSGHYQIQSEKQYEMCLLSNGGPK; from the exons ATGCTCCTGTCTCAACAGTTGATTGTTCTCTTGCTGATCACCTTTACACATGGCG atgaCTGTCCCATTTTTTTCAACCCACCTGAATTGGTTGTTGAATATGGAGCTTCAGCATCTGTGAACTGCTCCACCAGCATCACAGTCGAGGTCATAGGCTGGAATATATCAGAAGGAGCAGTGCAGGTTTCTGAAGACTTGGTTTCCTGGAGCGTGAATGAGTTATGGAACTGGGAGTTAGAGCAAACTTGTTACATCTCCTCTAATAAAACACAGTGTTCACAGAATCTCATGGTTACTCTTTACA AGACTCCAGACAGTGTGTCCCTCAGCACAGTGGATCACACAGGATCAATGATTGAGGGTGAACATTATAAGCTCCAGTGTGACATTCAGGATGTGGCTCCTGTTAAAAGTCTAAGGGTGAAATGGTTCAAAGGAGAGACTCTGTTGAATCTCACCACCTTCAATGACACCACCAAGACTCCAGTGAATGAATCTGCAACACTCTTGATCACTGCAAACAAAGCGGATGATGGAGTTCAGTACAGGTGTGAAGCAGAACTGGAACTGGGACCAGACGGACCTCAACCTCCTCCTACAGTGACATCAAAACCTCTTTATATTA GTATAAGCTCCCAATGCCCTGTTCAGCTCAACCCACCAAGACTTGTTGCAAGGTACGACAGTCCTGTTTCAGTTAACTGTAGTGCTGCTGTCGCTCATGAAGGGATGGGATGGGAAGCCAGTGAGGAAAGTGTACCCATGAACGATTTCAGTCTGATCACCTGGAATGTACAAAACCTGAGACAATGGGACATACAGCCAATGTGCTTCATCATCTATAATGGAGACCAATGTACATCACCTCTCCCAATCACTATTTACA AGATTCCAGACAGTGTGTCCATCAGCACAGTGGATCACACAGGACCAATGATTGAGGGCGAACATTACAAGCTCCAGTGTGACATTCAGGATGTGGCTCCTGTTAAAAGTCTAAGGGTGAAATGGTTCAAAGGAGAGACTCAGGTGAATCTCATCACCTTCAGTGACACCACCAGGTCTCCAGTGAATGAATCTGCAACACTCTTGATCACTGCAAACAAAGCGGATGATGGAGTTCAGTACAGGTGTAAAGCAGAACTGGAACTGGGACCAGACGGACCTCAACCTCCTCCTACAGTGACATCAGAACCTCTTAATATTA GTATAAGCTCCCAATGCCCTGTTCAGCTCAACCCACCAAGACTTGTTGCAAGGTACGACAGTCCTGTTTCAGTTAACTGTAGTGCTGCTGTCGCTCATGAAGGGATGGGATGGGAAGCCAGTGAGGGAAGTGTTCCCATGACCGAAGACAGTCTGATCACCTGGAATGTACAAAACCTGAGACAATGGGACATACAGCCAATGTGCTTCATCAACTTTAATGGAGAACAATGTACATCACCTCTCCCAACCACTATTTACA AGACTCCAGACAGTGTTTCTATCAGCACAGCAGATGACATAGTAATGGATGGAAATCTGTACAAGCTCCAGTGTGATATTCAGGATGTGGCTCCTGTTAAAAGTCTAAGGGTGAAATGGTTCAAAGGAGAGACTCTGTTGAATCTCACCACCTTCAATGACACCACCAAGACTCCAGTGAATGAATCTGCAACACTCTTGATCACTGCAAACAAAGCGGATGATGGAGTTCAGTACAGGTGTGAAGCAGAACTGGAACTGGGACCAGATGGACCTCAACGTCCTCCTACAGTGACATCAGAACCTCTCAGCATTACTGTGCAAT atAAGCCAGAAATCAAAATTTGTAAGGACTGGTCACCAGCGATATGGAGCTCATTGGGTTCCTATCCCTCATCATCCTCTGTTGTGGGTAACCCTCGCCCTAAAATTTCTTGGAGTCATGGATCATCATCTGTCAGTGTCTCCAAGCAGCTCGACAAACATGACTCTGGTCACTATAAAATCACTGCCAGTAATAAACATGGGAACTCCAGTTGTGTCATAAGGATTACACTAGAAT ACCCTCCAGAGATTAACTGCCATGACAACTACCAAATAAAAGAGAAAACGCTCTTTAAACCTCCTTGCTTGTTTGACGGATCCCCAAAACCACATGTTTTCCTCTACAAAGATGAAAAAGCAATCCAGCTTCCATATTATCCCACATGGAATGATAGTGGGTGGTATCATTTAACTGCAAGTAACAAATATAGAACGGTGCATCATAATTTCACCATCAACATCCTGT ATGCCCCAATGTTTGACACCAATCAAGCTACATTTTTTGTGGTAGAAGACAGTGATATATCCCTAGAATGCAACTCCACTGGTAACCCAGAACCTGAAATGTGGTGGAGTTTTAACAATAAGAACATCTCCGCTGAGAGGCACCATCGTCAAATCACTTTAAACATTCAGAAAGCCACGTTTACCAGTGCTGGAGTTTATAAATGTAGTGCCACAAATGAATTTGGACTCCAGGAGAAGAACTTCATTGTGGAGATAAAAG GCAACTTTCCCATTAACATAACAATTGTAGTAGCACTTATTGCATTCACACTTCTTGCTTTGATCATCTTATTTCTCTATGGGTGGAAAAAGAGGAAATCAAGTGGACATTATCAAATACAGTCAGAGAAGCAGTATGAAATGTGTCTTCTGAGCAATGGGGGGCCTAAATGA
- the icam5 gene encoding intercellular adhesion molecule 5 isoform X1 has translation MLLSQQLIVLLLITFTHGDDCPIFFNPPELVVEYGASASVNCSTSITVEVIGWNISEGAVQVSEDLVSWSVNELWNWELEQTCYISSNKTQCSQNLMVTLYKTPDSVSLSTVDHTGSMIEGEHYKLQCDIQDVAPVKSLRVKWFKGETLLNLTTFNDTTKTPVNESATLLITANKADDGVQYRCEAELELGPDGPQPPPTVTSKPLYISISSQCPVQLNPPRLVARYDSPVSVNCSAAVAHEGMGWEASEESVPMNDFSLITWNVQNLRQWDIQPMCFIIYNGDQCTSPLPITIYKTPDSVSLSTVDHTGSMIEGEHYKLQCDIQDVAPVKSLRVKWFKGETQVNLTTFSDTTRFPVNESATLLITANKADDGVQYRCEAELELGPDGPQSPPTVTSEPLNISISSQCPVQLNPPRLVARYDSPVSVNCSAAVTHEGMGWEASEGSVPMNDFSLITWNVQNLRQWDIQPMCFIIYNGDQCTSPLPITIYKIPDSVSISTVDHTGPMIEGEHYKLQCDIQDVAPVKSLRVKWFKGETQVNLITFSDTTRSPVNESATLLITANKADDGVQYRCKAELELGPDGPQPPPTVTSEPLNISISSQCPVQLNPPRLVARYDSPVSVNCSAAVAHEGMGWEASEGSVPMTEDSLITWNVQNLRQWDIQPMCFINFNGEQCTSPLPTTIYKTPDSVSISTADDIVMDGNLYKLQCDIQDVAPVKSLRVKWFKGETLLNLTTFNDTTKTPVNESATLLITANKADDGVQYRCEAELELGPDGPQRPPTVTSEPLSITVQYKPEIKICKDWSPAIWSSLGSYPSSSSVVGNPRPKISWSHGSSSVSVSKQLDKHDSGHYKITASNKHGNSSCVIRITLEYPPEINCHDNYQIKEKTLFKPPCLFDGSPKPHVFLYKDEKAIQLPYYPTWNDSGWYHLTASNKYRTVHHNFTINILYAPMFDTNQATFFVVEDSDISLECNSTGNPEPEMWWSFNNKNISAERHHRQITLNIQKATFTSAGVYKCSATNEFGLQEKNFIVEIKGNFPINITIVVALIAFTLLALIILFLYGWKKRKSSGHYQIQSEKQYEMCLLSNGGPK, from the exons ATGCTCCTGTCTCAACAGTTGATTGTTCTCTTGCTGATCACCTTTACACATGGCG atgaCTGTCCCATTTTTTTCAACCCACCTGAATTGGTTGTTGAATATGGAGCTTCAGCATCTGTGAACTGCTCCACCAGCATCACAGTCGAGGTCATAGGCTGGAATATATCAGAAGGAGCAGTGCAGGTTTCTGAAGACTTGGTTTCCTGGAGCGTGAATGAGTTATGGAACTGGGAGTTAGAGCAAACTTGTTACATCTCCTCTAATAAAACACAGTGTTCACAGAATCTCATGGTTACTCTTTACA AGACTCCAGACAGTGTGTCCCTCAGCACAGTGGATCACACAGGATCAATGATTGAGGGTGAACATTATAAGCTCCAGTGTGACATTCAGGATGTGGCTCCTGTTAAAAGTCTAAGGGTGAAATGGTTCAAAGGAGAGACTCTGTTGAATCTCACCACCTTCAATGACACCACCAAGACTCCAGTGAATGAATCTGCAACACTCTTGATCACTGCAAACAAAGCGGATGATGGAGTTCAGTACAGGTGTGAAGCAGAACTGGAACTGGGACCAGACGGACCTCAACCTCCTCCTACAGTGACATCAAAACCTCTTTATATTA GTATAAGCTCCCAATGCCCTGTTCAGCTCAACCCACCAAGACTTGTTGCAAGGTACGACAGTCCTGTTTCAGTTAACTGTAGTGCTGCTGTCGCTCATGAAGGGATGGGATGGGAAGCCAGTGAGGAAAGTGTACCCATGAACGATTTCAGTCTGATCACCTGGAATGTACAAAACCTGAGACAATGGGACATACAGCCAATGTGCTTCATCATCTATAATGGAGACCAATGTACATCACCTCTCCCAATCACTATTTACA AGACTCCAGACAGTGTGTCCCTCAGCACAGTGGATCACACAGGATCAATGATTGAGGGCGAACATTATAAGCTCCAGTGTGACATTCAGGATGTGGCTCCTGTTAAAAGTCTAAGGGTGAAATGGTTCAAAGGAGAGACTCAGGTGAATCTCACCACCTTCAGTGACACCACCAGGTTTCCAGTGAATGAATCTGCAACACTCTTGATCACTGCAAACAAAGCGGATGATGGAGTTCAGTACAGGTGTGAAGCAGAACTGGAACTGGGACCAGATGGACCTCAAAGTCCTCCTACAGTGACATCAGAACCTCTTAATATTA GTATAAGCTCCCAATGCCCTGTTCAGCTCAACCCACCAAGACTTGTTGCAAGGTACGACAGTCCTGTTTCAGTTAACTGTAGTGCTGCTGTCACTCATGAAGGGATGGGATGGGAAGCCAGTGAGGGAAGTGTACCCATGAACGATTTCAGTCTGATCACCTGGAATGTACAAAACCTGAGACAATGGGACATACAGCCAATGTGCTTCATCATCTATAATGGAGACCAATGTACATCACCTCTCCCAATCACTATTTACA AGATTCCAGACAGTGTGTCCATCAGCACAGTGGATCACACAGGACCAATGATTGAGGGCGAACATTACAAGCTCCAGTGTGACATTCAGGATGTGGCTCCTGTTAAAAGTCTAAGGGTGAAATGGTTCAAAGGAGAGACTCAGGTGAATCTCATCACCTTCAGTGACACCACCAGGTCTCCAGTGAATGAATCTGCAACACTCTTGATCACTGCAAACAAAGCGGATGATGGAGTTCAGTACAGGTGTAAAGCAGAACTGGAACTGGGACCAGACGGACCTCAACCTCCTCCTACAGTGACATCAGAACCTCTTAATATTA GTATAAGCTCCCAATGCCCTGTTCAGCTCAACCCACCAAGACTTGTTGCAAGGTACGACAGTCCTGTTTCAGTTAACTGTAGTGCTGCTGTCGCTCATGAAGGGATGGGATGGGAAGCCAGTGAGGGAAGTGTTCCCATGACCGAAGACAGTCTGATCACCTGGAATGTACAAAACCTGAGACAATGGGACATACAGCCAATGTGCTTCATCAACTTTAATGGAGAACAATGTACATCACCTCTCCCAACCACTATTTACA AGACTCCAGACAGTGTTTCTATCAGCACAGCAGATGACATAGTAATGGATGGAAATCTGTACAAGCTCCAGTGTGATATTCAGGATGTGGCTCCTGTTAAAAGTCTAAGGGTGAAATGGTTCAAAGGAGAGACTCTGTTGAATCTCACCACCTTCAATGACACCACCAAGACTCCAGTGAATGAATCTGCAACACTCTTGATCACTGCAAACAAAGCGGATGATGGAGTTCAGTACAGGTGTGAAGCAGAACTGGAACTGGGACCAGATGGACCTCAACGTCCTCCTACAGTGACATCAGAACCTCTCAGCATTACTGTGCAAT atAAGCCAGAAATCAAAATTTGTAAGGACTGGTCACCAGCGATATGGAGCTCATTGGGTTCCTATCCCTCATCATCCTCTGTTGTGGGTAACCCTCGCCCTAAAATTTCTTGGAGTCATGGATCATCATCTGTCAGTGTCTCCAAGCAGCTCGACAAACATGACTCTGGTCACTATAAAATCACTGCCAGTAATAAACATGGGAACTCCAGTTGTGTCATAAGGATTACACTAGAAT ACCCTCCAGAGATTAACTGCCATGACAACTACCAAATAAAAGAGAAAACGCTCTTTAAACCTCCTTGCTTGTTTGACGGATCCCCAAAACCACATGTTTTCCTCTACAAAGATGAAAAAGCAATCCAGCTTCCATATTATCCCACATGGAATGATAGTGGGTGGTATCATTTAACTGCAAGTAACAAATATAGAACGGTGCATCATAATTTCACCATCAACATCCTGT ATGCCCCAATGTTTGACACCAATCAAGCTACATTTTTTGTGGTAGAAGACAGTGATATATCCCTAGAATGCAACTCCACTGGTAACCCAGAACCTGAAATGTGGTGGAGTTTTAACAATAAGAACATCTCCGCTGAGAGGCACCATCGTCAAATCACTTTAAACATTCAGAAAGCCACGTTTACCAGTGCTGGAGTTTATAAATGTAGTGCCACAAATGAATTTGGACTCCAGGAGAAGAACTTCATTGTGGAGATAAAAG GCAACTTTCCCATTAACATAACAATTGTAGTAGCACTTATTGCATTCACACTTCTTGCTTTGATCATCTTATTTCTCTATGGGTGGAAAAAGAGGAAATCAAGTGGACATTATCAAATACAGTCAGAGAAGCAGTATGAAATGTGTCTTCTGAGCAATGGGGGGCCTAAATGA